The following coding sequences lie in one Arachis ipaensis cultivar K30076 chromosome B05, Araip1.1, whole genome shotgun sequence genomic window:
- the LOC107643738 gene encoding protein ABHD17B: MGNATSSMASRFAFFPPDPPSYNLKSDDGGKLRISSEVCDHREDDEVEVMKVVTKRGNSIVCMYVKNKRATLTLLYSHGNAADIGQMYPIFTQLSLHLRLNLMGYDYSGYGQSSGKASEQDSYADIEAAYRCLKEKFGVKEEDIILYGQSVGSGPTLELATHLPRLRAVILHSPIMSGLRVMYPVKKSFWFDIYKNIDKIPLVNSPILVIHGTEDEVVDVSHGKTLWELSNVKYEPLWIKGGKHCNLELYPEYLRHLRQFISAIEKLPLPSLEENAAEHRTSPPSDATDNEKAKSTIFQLGEKPRCSTGKRDKSRLSTDSKEKSRTSTRSTDRSGKPRNSTDHIDKARNSFDRLGEMVRSVGLCANVDCIKPTVVSEV, encoded by the exons ATGGGTAATGCAACATCATCTATGGCATCAAGATTTGCATTCTTTCCACCAGACCCTCCATCATACAATCTGAAGAGTGATGATGGGGGAAAGCTAAGGATATCATCGGAGGTTTGTGACCACAGAGAAGATGATGAGGTTGAAGTTATGAAGGTTGTAACAAAGAGAGGGAATAGCATTGTGTGTATGTACGTGAAGAACAAAAGGGCAACACTTACACTACTTTACTCACATGGCAATGCTGCTGATATTGGTCAAATGTATCCCATCTTCACTCAGCTTAGTCTTCATCTTCGTCTCAATCTTATGGG GTACGATTATTCTGGCTATGGACAGTCTTCTGGAAAG GCAAGTGAACAAGACAGTTATGCAGACATAGAGGCAGCATATAGATGCCTTAAGGAGAAATTTGGAGTTAAAGAAGAGGACATAATATTGTATGGCCAATCGGTCGGAAGCGGCCCGACTCTTGAATTGGCCACCCATCTGCCTCGCCTGCGAGCCGTAATCCTTCACAGTCCGATCATGTCCGGTCTGCGAGTCATGTACCCTGTTAAGAAATCATTCTGGTTTGACATTTATAAG AACATTGACAAAATTCCACTAGTGAATTCTCCTATTCTGGTAATCCAT GGAACAGAAGATGAAGTGGTTGATGTGTCTCATGGCAAGACACTTTGGGAACTGTCAAATGTGAAGTATGAACCTCTATGGATCAAAGGTGGAAAACATTGCAACTTAGAACTATACCCTGAGTACCTAAGGCACTTAAGACAATTCATATCCGCTATAGAGAAATTACCATTACCAAGCTTGGAAGAAAATGCAGCTGAGCACAGGACAAGTCCTCCATCGGATGCCACCGATAATGAAAAGGCGAAATCAACCATCTTCCAACTGGGAGAGAAGCCGAGATGTAGCACGGGTAAAAGAGACAAGTCTAGACTAAGCACAGATAGCAAAGAGAAATCAAGAACATCTACAAGGAGCACAGACCGCTCCGGGAAGCCCAGAAATAGCACTGACCATATCGACAAAGCCAGGAACAGCTTCGATCG CCTTGGAGAAATGGTTAGATCGGTTGGACTGTGTGCCAATGTTGATTGTATAAAGCCAACTGTTGTTTCAGAGGTCTAA